In the Gossypium arboreum isolate Shixiya-1 chromosome 10, ASM2569848v2, whole genome shotgun sequence genome, one interval contains:
- the LOC108487571 gene encoding protein transport protein Sec61 subunit gamma, producing MDAIDSVFDPLREFAKDSVRLVKRCHKPDRKEFTKVAFRTAIGFVVMGFVGFFVKLIFIPINNIIVGSG from the exons ATGGACGCAATTGATTCAGTTTTCGATCCGCTAAGAGAGTTCGCTAAGGATAGTGTTCGTCTTGTCAAGAGATGCCACAAGCCCGATCGAAAAG aatttacgAAGGTGGCGTTTCGTACAGCGATCGGATTCGTGGTTATGGGATTCGTAGGGTTTTTCGTCAAGCTCATCTTTATCCCCATTAACAACATTATTGTTGGATCTGGTTAG
- the LOC108487296 gene encoding ribonucleoside-diphosphate reductase small chain, with the protein MPSIPEEPLLAANPDRFCMFPIQYPEVWEMYKKAEASFWTAEEVDLSSDLRHWEALTADEHHFISHVLAFFAASDGIVLENLAVRFMKEVQISEARAFYGFQIAIENIHSEMYSLLLETYIKDSDEKNRLFRAIETVPCVAKKAEWAMKWIDGGETFAERLIAFACVEGIFFSGSFCAIFWLKKRGLMPGLTFSNELISRDEGLHCDFACLLYSLLRSKLSEERVRGIVRDAVDIEREFVCDALPCALVGMNGELMSQYIEFVADRLLGALGYGKMYNVVNPFDWMELISLQGKTNFFEKRVGEYQKAAVMSSLNGNGGTHEFKMDEDF; encoded by the coding sequence ATGCCTTCAATTCCAGAAGAGCCACTGCTGGCCGCGAACCCAGACCGATTCTGTATGTTCCCGATCCAATACCCAGAAGTATGGGAAATGTACAAGAAAGCCGAAGCGTCGTTTTGGACCGCAGAGGAAGTCGATCTGTCTTCCGATCTTCGTCACTGGGAAGCTCTCACCGCTGACGAGCACCACTTCATTAGTCACGTTCTCGCCTTTTTTGCCGCCTCCGATGGCATAGTCCTTGAGAACCTTGCTGTTCGGTTCATGAAAGAGGTCCAAATCTCCGAGGCGCGTGCTTTTTATGGTTTCCAAATCGCTATCGAAAATATCCACTCCGAGATGTACAGTCTCCTTCTCGAGACTTACATAAAAGATTCCGACGAAAAGAACCGTCTTTTCCGCGCCATCGAGACGGTGCCGTGTGTGGCTAAAAAAGCCGAGTGGGCTATGAAATGGATCGACGGCGGAGAAACTTTCGCCGAACGGTTAATCGCTTTTGCTTGCGTAGAGGGGATCTTTTTCTCCGGAAGTTTCTGTGCCATATTTTGGTTAAAAAAGAGGGGGTTAATGCCCGGATTAACTTTCTCAAACGAGTTAATCTCACGAGATGAAGGTCTCCACTGTGATTTCGCTTGCTTGCTGTACTCTCTCCTCAGGTCAAAGCTGAGTGAAGAACGCGTGAGAGGGATAGTAAGGGACGCGGTGGACATAGAGAGGGAGTTCGTATGCGATGCTCTGCCCTGCGCGTTGGTTGGGATGAACGGCGAGTTAATGAGTCAGTACATCGAGTTCGTAGCGGATCGGTTGTTGGGAGCGTTAGGGTACGGAAAGATGTACAACGTGGTCAACCCATTTGATTGGATGGAACTGATATCGTTGCAAGGGAAAACCAATTTCTTCGAGAAAAGAGTTGGAGAGTATCAAAAGGCGGCGGTCATGTCGAGTTTGAATGGTAATGGTGGCACCCATGAGTTCAAGATGGATGAAGACTTTTAG
- the LOC108487964 gene encoding mitochondrial import receptor subunit TOM20-like, with protein MEVSNKLNRLLFFDQARKISEANYTSDPNDADNLTRWAESLLELSQCQCPQDSLKMIQDAIVKLEQALSINPRKHETLWCLGNAQTSLAFLTKTEDEARPYFKQAAKYFLQAVDEDPTNEVYLKSLEISSKAPKLHREILKHGLDQQIVGVGPSTATSSSSAKDAKKGKKSYNLKYDIVGWIVLAIGIVVWVGFAKSQMPPPPPPSG; from the exons ATGGAAGTGTCCAACAAACTTAATAGACTACTCTTTTTTGATCAAGCTCGTAAAATTTCTGAAGCCAATTACACTTCCGATCCTAACGACGCCGAT AACTTGACCAGATGGGCAGAATCTTTACTTGAATTGTCTCAGTGTCAATGTCCTCAAGATTCCCTGAAAATGATTCAag atGCTATTGTAAAGTTAGAGCAGGCATTGTCTATTAACCCAAGAAAGCATGAAACTTTATGGTGTTTGGGAAATGCTCAGACTTCTTTAGCATTTCTAACTAAAACGGAGGATGAAGCGAGGCCCTATTTTAAACAAGCTGCTAAATACTTCCTGCAAGCAGTTGATGAG GATCCGACCAATGAAGTTTACCTCAAATCACTCGAAATATCTTCTAAG GCTCCTAAATTACATCGTGAAATCCTTAAGCATGGTTTAGATCAACAAATAGTTGGGGTTGGACCTTCAACTGCTACTTCTTCTAGTTCAGCAAAG GATGCTAAAAAAGGTAAGAAAAGCTATAATCTCAAATATGACATAGTTGGATGGATAGTCCTTGCTATTGGCATTGTTGTTTGGGTCGGGTTTGCCAAATCTCAAATGCCACCACCCCCACCACCATCGGGATAA